A single window of Granulicella cerasi DNA harbors:
- a CDS encoding ABC transporter ATP-binding protein, giving the protein MSAAETTPLLEVRDLRVRFGAFEAVHGASFSLAPGETLGLVGESGSGKSATSLALMGLLPATASTEGAVRLGGANLLALDEAAMRRQRGSEIAMIFQEPMTALNPVMPIGRQIAEAVEAHHPKLKRSEVKERVLRVLHDVALPDPERRYNDYPHQFSGGQRQRIVIAMALVNRPKLVIADEPTTALDVTVQAQVLTLLRRLRAEYGLAMIFISHDLAVVGQVADRIAVMQRGHIVEMGEAAQVLRAPQHAYTQQLLAALPTMTTDRTRPLASVAPPAVS; this is encoded by the coding sequence ATGTCTGCTGCTGAAACTACTCCGTTGCTCGAGGTGCGTGACCTGCGCGTGCGTTTTGGTGCGTTTGAGGCCGTGCATGGCGCGAGCTTCTCGCTGGCACCGGGGGAAACCCTGGGCCTCGTCGGCGAGTCCGGCTCGGGCAAGTCGGCGACGAGCCTTGCGCTGATGGGGCTGTTGCCCGCGACGGCGAGCACGGAGGGCGCGGTGCGGCTCGGCGGGGCGAACCTGCTGGCGCTGGATGAGGCTGCGATGCGTCGCCAGCGCGGCAGCGAGATCGCGATGATCTTCCAGGAGCCGATGACGGCGCTGAATCCCGTGATGCCGATTGGCCGGCAGATCGCCGAGGCCGTCGAAGCGCACCATCCGAAGCTGAAGCGGAGCGAGGTGAAGGAGCGTGTGCTGCGCGTGTTGCACGACGTTGCGCTGCCCGACCCGGAGCGCCGTTACAACGACTATCCGCACCAGTTTTCCGGCGGACAGCGCCAGCGCATCGTCATCGCGATGGCTCTGGTGAACCGCCCAAAGCTCGTCATTGCCGATGAGCCGACCACCGCGCTCGACGTCACCGTGCAGGCGCAGGTGCTTACGCTGCTGCGCCGCCTGCGCGCGGAGTACGGCCTGGCGATGATCTTCATCTCGCATGACCTTGCGGTGGTGGGACAGGTGGCGGATCGCATCGCCGTGATGCAGCGCGGGCACATCGTGGAGATGGGCGAGGCCGCGCAGGTGCTGCGCGCGCCGCAACATGCGTATACGCAGCAGTTGCTCGCCGCATTGCCGACGATGACCACCGATCGCACGCGTCCGCTGGCCTCGGTCGCACCGCCTGCCGTATCGTGA
- a CDS encoding histidine triad nucleotide-binding protein: MDCLFCKIVSGDIPATRVYEDEQVLAFPDIHPQAPTHLLIIPKKHIRSHAEAAAGDKEMLGHLMFAAGELAREKKLDGGYRLVINTGPDGGQTVDHMHVHLLGGRPMHWPPG, from the coding sequence ATGGACTGCCTTTTCTGCAAGATCGTATCGGGCGACATCCCCGCGACACGCGTTTACGAGGACGAGCAGGTGCTGGCCTTCCCGGACATCCATCCGCAGGCCCCGACGCACCTCCTCATCATTCCGAAGAAGCACATCCGCTCGCACGCCGAAGCCGCCGCAGGCGACAAGGAGATGCTCGGTCACCTGATGTTTGCCGCAGGCGAACTCGCACGCGAGAAGAAGCTCGATGGCGGCTATCGCCTCGTCATCAACACCGGCCCGGACGGCGGCCAGACGGTCGACCACATGCATGTGCACCTGCTCGGAGGCCGCCCCATGCACTGGCCTCCGGGCTAG